AGACCATTGCACGCCCACGCCGCTCATAGCGGCTATATCGGTCCAGTTGATGCCCGCGTCCGACAGCTCTCCCATGTTCGTCCAGTTGACCTTGGCCAGGTTGTTCGTCCAGAGCGTTTCCTTGAGGTCCGCTATCTTGCCGAACACGGTATTGGCCGACGAGGTGTCGGCGTAACCTCCCATCAAAGTAAGTACGCTCGCCGTATTGGTGAGAAGCTCTTCCGTATCCTCTTTTATAGCGTCAACGTCGGACCAGTTTATAGTGTCGGTCTTCTCCTTGATCGCCGTGATATCATCCCAGTTCACGTCCGAGGTCGAGGACTCGATATTCGTGACCTGCGTCCAGTTGATATCCGCGGTATCGGATTTCACGAGACTGAATTCAGAGTACCCGTAATAAGCGGTGGTCGGCGGAGCGTCTGTTAGCGCTATGTAGGCGACATACGACTTACTGGCATCCGAAGGCGTCCAATTGTACGTGAACAAGTTTCCGTTCTTGGTCATGCTCTGGCTAGTAAGGTTATCGACCGTGACAAAACAGGTAGACGACGGCCCGATGTTCGCGACGTTCTCGTCAGCCTGGAGCCATGCCGTTATCGTATAGTTCGTCCCGTTCCATATCGCCGTGGCCTTTGGCCCTGTTGATGGGAGGATATCGAAAACTTCCGACACGGCGTATTCGAGTCCGGGTGAAGTGGCTTTCAAAGTATACATCTCGCCCGCTGACGTCACCCTGAGGTCCGTATACGTGGCTACACCCGACGAGACCGTAACAGTGTCGGTCCCCATAAGGGTCGCCGCGCCGGGATTACTAAGAATGCTGATAGTGACCTCGGTCGAATTGTCGTTGGCGACCGTATTCCCGTCGGCGTCCTGTACCACCACCACGGGTTGCCGTGTGAAGGTCTTGAGATGGGAAGTCGTGGACGGCGATACGGCAAAAGCCAGTTGCGACGGGTCTCCGTACCCGGCCGCGCCAGAGGAGGCCTCCTCGGAAGAAGAACTGCCGTCGTAAGGACCGCCGCGGTACATTATGGACGTCACGTCGAACTGGGCGTACCCGTCCCCTTCCCCACCGGTATATTTTGTGGATGCGTACGCCGCGCCCGCGCATTGGTTAAAGGCGAAGTTCAGCGCTACCAGCCATGTTATTAGCTTGCGTACCTTCATCATCCTCATCCTTTTTACCCCGCGGCACCATACCCCGGGGCGTAATATGATCACGAAGCCGTTCTAACGCAACGGCCTCCGGTATCAGCATCCCTTGTCGCGCTGGTAAGGGCCGCGCGGGCCCTGTCTGACGTAGCCATGCGCCCGGTAACGGTCTCGGCCCACGACCCACCGCGCATACCGGACCCCGCGGCGTCGGACACGCCTTCGCCGTCGTTATATCCCGGCCAGTCGGTATTGGTCGCGTTACCTTCATATCCTGAGGCCGATTCCAGAGCCCCGTCACCATGCGTCCCCTGGAAAGCCCGACCGCTATTGTTGCCCACGGTAACACATCTTTCCCAGAGGTTACCCGACAATTCCATACATCCGTAGTATCCGGCGCCGGCTTTCTGTCTTCCAGACGAAACGGTCGCGAAGATGCCCGCGCGTAGCGGACCGGACCCGCCGTCCCCTCCTGAATACGTGACATCCATATACGCGCAATTCGCGCCGGAATTCGTCACGGTCTCTGTACCGTCCTCAGTCCCTGATATTACGCTCGCCGCGGTTATCGCGGTATTCCCCCAGGGATATGCCCCTACGGTCGGGGTCACATCCTTGCCCCTCGCCGCTTTCTCGAACTCAAGCTCGGACATCGGCCTGAGCGCCGCCCAGTCGGCATACGCGCAAATATCCATCCACGAAAGGAACCCGCACGCCCTCTCCGGACGCTCCGTACCCGCGTCGCCTTCCGTCCAACCGATGGTATTCCTATAGACTTCCGAGTCACTGTTCTTACCGGACGCGCCCGTTATATCCCTGTTCATTTTCGCGTCCTCGCCCAGTGTATTGAAGAAATCCACCCACTGTTCTTCAGTTATCTCATATTTCATCGCGTAGAAAGCCCCGTAACCCTTGGGGAACGAATCCGTTATCATAAAACTCGACCCTGTAGTGCTTTCTCCCGGATTTCCCGCGGAATTGTAGTAGAACCCGTTCTCCGAAACGTCCTGCACTACAACAGCGGCTTCCCCGCTTATATACCAGGGATCTGTCTCAGCTACCGCGCTGCCCTGATCGAACGCCGCGGTGCTGGTCTGGTAGTCACCCGCGAAGAACGACCCCTGCGGCACATACACCATCTCTATCCCGATTATCCTGATATCAATGTTCTCTACCCACGCATCGCTTATGCCGTCAAGCCCGTATCCCCACACTATGTTCACGTTACTGGTGCT
This DNA window, taken from Candidatus Omnitrophota bacterium, encodes the following:
- a CDS encoding SUMF1/EgtB/PvdO family nonheme iron enzyme, whose product is MKKRTTYRENERPAAIRMLMAILVFFSVMALFCGAAFANNLEISSGNIVALDTGADTATVQFNISWQNSWRDFDNYDAVWVFIKYSLDGTTWSHATLYASGTNPSGTSVGTGTALEIIVPADRKGCFIQRSWTGTGDVSTSNVNIVWGYGLDGISDAWVENIDIRIIGIEMVYVPQGSFFAGDYQTSTAAFDQGSAVAETDPWYISGEAAVVVQDVSENGFYYNSAGNPGESTTGSSFMITDSFPKGYGAFYAMKYEITEEQWVDFFNTLGEDAKMNRDITGASGKNSDSEVYRNTIGWTEGDAGTERPERACGFLSWMDICAYADWAALRPMSELEFEKAARGKDVTPTVGAYPWGNTAITAASVISGTEDGTETVTNSGANCAYMDVTYSGGDGGSGPLRAGIFATVSSGRQKAGAGYYGCMELSGNLWERCVTVGNNSGRAFQGTHGDGALESASGYEGNATNTDWPGYNDGEGVSDAAGSGMRGGSWAETVTGRMATSDRARAALTSATRDADTGGRCVRTAS